The Pricia mediterranea genome includes a window with the following:
- a CDS encoding aminotransferase class I/II-fold pyridoxal phosphate-dependent enzyme — protein sequence MEDFPKKLHHKLSKRRVQKTLRHLPGAGNLVDFSSNDYLGLSGSREIFERASEILLENNLVKNGASGSRLLSGNHPLYSELEEKLAEFHRTESALVFNSGYDANVGFFGSVPQRGDLVFYDEHIHASIRDGIKIGNAKSYKFKHNDLEDLKKRCCIAQGKGLAGRSAKARTNDMTDNEAVEGPVPSTSTPLGTGAVEVYVVTESVFSMDGDSPDLKALAEFCQENNYRLVVDEAHALGVFGKNGEGLVQTLGLQDSLFARIVTFGKSMGCHGAAILGSVFLKRYLVNFARSLIFTTGLPPHSVATILASYQNLTKPTTYERDESELPASPPMPKSSTKEESIRTGQDSVSGLTASDKNQFDLSAAPSVAALSEKIEFFKRQLAIAIPNLRTTSNSGKLEANCAPSPSVRRKPFFIPSTSAIHSCIIPGSEKVKAVAQKLKDGGFDVRPILSPTVPQGQERLRICLHAFNTDEEIIELIRLLVIFTR from the coding sequence ATGGAGGACTTCCCGAAAAAGCTGCACCATAAACTTTCCAAAAGGAGAGTACAGAAGACCCTCAGGCATTTACCAGGGGCAGGTAATCTGGTCGACTTTTCTTCAAACGATTATTTGGGTCTTTCAGGAAGCAGGGAGATTTTTGAGAGGGCGTCCGAAATACTATTGGAGAACAATTTGGTAAAGAACGGGGCATCGGGTTCCCGGTTGCTTTCGGGGAACCACCCGTTGTATTCCGAATTGGAAGAAAAGTTGGCGGAATTCCACCGAACGGAGTCCGCCCTGGTATTCAACTCAGGTTATGATGCCAATGTCGGATTTTTTGGGAGCGTGCCCCAGCGGGGAGATCTTGTTTTTTATGACGAGCACATTCATGCCAGTATTCGAGACGGGATCAAGATAGGAAACGCGAAGAGCTATAAGTTCAAGCACAACGACCTTGAGGATTTAAAAAAAAGATGTTGTATCGCCCAGGGTAAAGGGCTGGCTGGCAGATCTGCAAAAGCCCGAACGAATGATATGACGGACAACGAAGCAGTCGAGGGACCTGTACCGAGCACCTCGACTCCGCTCGGCACGGGCGCAGTCGAGGTATATGTGGTCACCGAATCCGTTTTCTCCATGGACGGCGATTCTCCCGATTTAAAGGCCTTGGCCGAATTTTGTCAGGAGAATAACTATCGTTTGGTGGTGGACGAGGCCCATGCCCTGGGGGTTTTTGGCAAGAACGGGGAGGGACTTGTCCAGACGTTGGGATTACAGGATAGCCTGTTCGCCCGTATCGTGACCTTCGGAAAGTCGATGGGCTGCCACGGGGCCGCTATTTTGGGAAGTGTCTTCCTGAAACGCTATCTGGTCAATTTTGCCCGCAGCTTAATTTTTACGACGGGACTTCCCCCGCATTCCGTGGCGACCATCCTAGCTTCCTATCAAAACCTTACGAAACCGACGACATACGAACGAGACGAATCCGAACTGCCCGCCTCCCCTCCAATGCCAAAATCATCCACAAAAGAAGAAAGCATCCGAACGGGGCAAGATTCAGTTTCGGGTCTTACGGCATCCGACAAAAACCAATTTGACCTGTCAGCAGCCCCATCCGTAGCAGCACTATCCGAAAAAATAGAATTTTTCAAGCGACAACTTGCAATCGCTATCCCGAATCTGCGGACCACAAGCAATTCCGGTAAGCTCGAAGCGAACTGCGCACCATCGCCATCGGTCCGGCGCAAACCTTTTTTCATCCCCAGTACATCGGCCATCCATTCCTGTATCATCCCCGGAAGCGAAAAAGTGAAGGCAGTAGCCCAAAAATTAAAGGATGGGGGCTTCGATGTCCGTCCCATTCTGTCGCCAACGGTGCCCCAGGGCCAAGAGCGCTTGCGTATTTGCCTGCATGCCTTTAATACCGACGAGGAAATTATCGAACTTATACGATTATTGGTTATTTTTACTCGATAA
- a CDS encoding DUF2007 domain-containing protein produces MPVRKLRHSDNSEIFTTVARFQYSSEAQIVKGRLEADGIAVFLTDNVTIDTDPLVSNAIGGVKLRVHTEDELKAVRILESIERYSVDDEGQGIRCPQCDSAKVDYFTTVKDLKSLASFLIGLLFWVLPFYTKYEYRCENCKNKFNIQ; encoded by the coding sequence ATGCCCGTACGCAAATTACGACATAGCGACAACAGCGAAATTTTCACGACCGTTGCACGCTTTCAATATTCCTCCGAGGCCCAGATTGTTAAAGGACGTTTGGAAGCGGATGGCATTGCCGTGTTCCTTACCGACAACGTAACCATTGATACGGATCCTTTGGTGAGCAACGCCATTGGAGGGGTAAAGCTGAGGGTGCATACCGAAGATGAATTGAAGGCTGTTCGAATTCTGGAATCGATAGAACGGTATTCCGTTGACGACGAAGGCCAAGGCATCCGGTGTCCCCAATGCGACAGCGCCAAGGTCGATTATTTTACAACTGTCAAGGACCTTAAATCCTTGGCCTCGTTTTTAATCGGATTGTTGTTCTGGGTCCTGCCCTTCTACACCAAGTATGAATACCGATGTGAAAACTGTAAGAACAAGTTCAATATACAATGA
- the bioD gene encoding dethiobiotin synthase, whose translation MKQIFVTGISTEVGKTIASAIITEALEADYWKPVQAGSLDHTDTDTVRELISNDKTTFHKSSYELNSPMSPHAAAEIDGITIDRLEIEEPETDNYLVIEGAGGLLVPLNDTDTVLDIIMPTYQVVVVSRHYLGSINHTLLTVNWLTSKGYDVALIFSGNPNPHTEAIILHKTGVSLIGRIDEEETFDKGVIKKYADRFGPVLKTL comes from the coding sequence ATGAAGCAAATTTTCGTAACAGGAATCTCGACGGAGGTCGGAAAAACCATTGCTTCCGCCATTATCACGGAGGCCTTGGAAGCCGACTATTGGAAGCCGGTGCAGGCAGGCAGCCTCGACCATACGGATACGGATACGGTCCGGGAATTGATTTCCAACGATAAAACCACCTTTCACAAAAGCAGTTACGAACTGAATTCCCCCATGAGTCCGCATGCGGCGGCCGAAATCGACGGAATTACCATTGATCGGCTTGAAATAGAAGAACCGGAGACCGATAATTACTTGGTCATCGAAGGGGCAGGGGGGCTGTTGGTGCCCTTGAACGACACCGATACCGTTTTGGATATAATTATGCCCACCTATCAAGTGGTCGTTGTGTCGCGGCATTATCTAGGCAGCATTAACCATACCCTGCTGACCGTTAACTGGTTGACAAGTAAGGGCTATGACGTGGCGTTGATCTTTAGCGGGAATCCCAATCCGCATACCGAAGCTATTATTCTACACAAAACCGGGGTTTCCCTGATTGGTCGTATCGATGAGGAAGAGACTTTTGACAAGGGGGTCATCAAAAAATACGCTGATCGGTTCGGTCCTGTTCTGAAAACGCTGTGA
- the bioA gene encoding adenosylmethionine--8-amino-7-oxononanoate transaminase gives MSFTEPKTLESLSQRDKKHLWHPLTQHKLHPDMLAIAKAKGALLYDEHGKEYIDGIASWYTCMYGHCNDFILNKVSEQMQRLDQVVFSGFTHEPAVRLSEELIKILPANQEKLFFSDNGSTAVEIGIKMALQYHYNKGEKRRTLLAFENGFHGDTLGAMSVSSLSVYNGPFEDLFIDVERIPVPTVESIADTLKTLDARLQRNDIAGFIYEPLVQGAAAMKMHDADGLDQILKLLKQHKVLCVADEVMTGFGKTGKNFASDHIATKPDIICLSKALTAGLLPMAITSCTQEVYDAFYSNDMTKGLFHAHTYTANPPACSAALAGLELLRSEEMQTNIQRIIASHRQFDDEVKDHPKVESTRQCGVIFALDLNVKMERYGNLRDTLLNHFMDNGIFLRPLGNTIYILAPYVTSDRQLQKIYDSIRSALNMV, from the coding sequence ATGTCCTTCACAGAACCAAAAACCCTGGAATCACTTTCCCAACGCGATAAAAAGCATCTTTGGCACCCGTTGACGCAGCACAAACTACATCCGGATATGCTAGCCATTGCCAAGGCCAAGGGGGCGTTGTTGTATGACGAGCACGGCAAGGAATATATCGACGGTATCGCCTCATGGTACACTTGCATGTACGGACATTGTAACGATTTTATCCTAAATAAGGTCTCAGAGCAAATGCAGCGGCTAGACCAAGTGGTGTTCAGCGGCTTTACCCACGAACCGGCCGTACGTTTATCCGAAGAACTGATTAAAATACTTCCGGCGAACCAAGAAAAACTATTCTTTTCCGACAACGGCTCCACCGCCGTTGAAATCGGAATTAAAATGGCGCTGCAATACCACTACAACAAGGGTGAAAAGCGCCGTACCTTGCTTGCTTTTGAAAACGGATTTCACGGTGATACCTTAGGCGCGATGTCCGTCTCGAGTTTATCTGTTTACAACGGTCCCTTTGAGGATCTATTTATAGACGTCGAACGGATTCCGGTACCGACAGTGGAAAGCATTGCCGATACGCTGAAAACCCTTGATGCACGGTTACAACGCAATGACATTGCCGGATTCATTTATGAGCCGCTAGTACAGGGCGCCGCTGCCATGAAAATGCATGATGCCGATGGTCTTGACCAAATTCTAAAGCTCTTAAAACAACATAAAGTGCTCTGCGTAGCTGATGAGGTCATGACCGGTTTTGGCAAGACCGGAAAAAATTTCGCCTCCGACCATATCGCAACAAAGCCTGACATTATTTGCCTTTCGAAAGCCCTGACCGCAGGTCTTTTGCCGATGGCCATTACCAGTTGTACCCAAGAGGTGTACGATGCCTTTTATAGCAATGATATGACCAAGGGCCTTTTTCATGCGCATACTTATACCGCCAATCCGCCTGCCTGTTCGGCGGCACTGGCGGGACTTGAGCTTTTGCGCTCTGAAGAAATGCAGACCAATATCCAACGTATTATCGCTTCGCATCGACAGTTTGACGATGAAGTTAAAGACCATCCGAAGGTGGAAAGCACCCGACAATGCGGAGTCATTTTTGCATTGGATCTGAACGTGAAAATGGAGCGCTATGGAAATTTGAGGGATACACTCCTCAATCATTTTATGGATAATGGTATATTTTTGCGACCCCTCGGAAATACGATTTATATATTGGCACCGTATGTCACCTCCGATCGACAATTGCAAAAAATTTATGATTCGATTCGAAGTGCTTTGAATATGGTTTAA
- a CDS encoding beta-ketoacyl synthase N-terminal-like domain-containing protein gives MKTPISITALASISPLGILQDEIWANYQNDAPLFTKKYFNGGEEWVGALSEAAKSEIDRLKNGDSKYKNLDNSVLYALYASRMAVEQAGWGREGNAADGGARRFGINIGSSRGATSLFERYHGEFLENHRASTLSSPTTTLGNISSWIAHDLQTQGPEISHSITCSTALHSLLNGVAWINSGMTEQFLVGGSEAPLTPFTIAQMKALKIYARANTVEATFGNSASFRQQSDLAESEVRKTAEARLAFENAKTHGSRKVQEARTGGEAPPLALFPCQALNLDKKRNSMVLGEGASVACLEKGKAENALALIEGIGYATEPLRHNTSISTDAECFQRSMRMALADTRREEVDAIVMHAPGTIKGDLSEYKAIEKVFEGELPFLTTNKWKIGHTFGASGMLSVELALLMLKHQQGVSVPFIPPSLRPKRIEKVLVNAVGFGGNAVSVLLGRTQ, from the coding sequence TTGAAAACACCGATTTCCATAACCGCATTGGCCTCTATATCCCCCCTTGGTATTTTGCAAGATGAGATTTGGGCCAATTATCAGAATGACGCTCCTCTTTTTACAAAGAAGTATTTCAATGGTGGCGAAGAATGGGTGGGGGCGTTATCGGAAGCTGCCAAATCTGAAATCGACCGATTGAAGAACGGGGATTCCAAGTATAAAAATTTGGACAATTCGGTGCTGTATGCGCTATATGCCTCGCGAATGGCGGTCGAGCAAGCCGGATGGGGCCGTGAGGGGAATGCCGCGGATGGGGGCGCGAGACGCTTCGGTATCAACATCGGCTCGTCAAGGGGCGCGACCTCCCTCTTCGAAAGGTACCACGGAGAATTTTTGGAAAATCATAGGGCGTCCACACTTTCCTCCCCGACCACGACCTTGGGAAATATCTCGTCTTGGATAGCACACGATCTGCAGACCCAGGGCCCCGAAATTTCCCACTCTATTACCTGTTCCACCGCCCTGCACTCCCTTTTGAACGGGGTGGCCTGGATCAACAGCGGCATGACCGAGCAATTTTTGGTGGGAGGAAGCGAGGCTCCCTTGACGCCGTTTACGATCGCACAGATGAAGGCGCTGAAGATCTATGCAAGGGCAAATACCGTTGAAGCTACTTTCGGGAACTCCGCTTCCTTTCGGCAACAGTCCGATTTAGCTGAATCAGAGGTTCGAAAGACAGCCGAAGCGCGATTGGCATTCGAGAACGCAAAAACTCACGGATCCCGGAAAGTGCAAGAAGCACGAACCGGCGGTGAGGCTCCACCGCTCGCCTTGTTTCCTTGTCAGGCCCTAAACTTGGATAAAAAAAGAAACAGTATGGTTCTGGGCGAGGGGGCCTCGGTCGCCTGTCTCGAAAAGGGAAAAGCTGAAAATGCACTGGCCCTAATCGAAGGTATCGGGTATGCGACCGAGCCCTTGCGCCACAACACCTCGATTTCAACCGATGCCGAATGTTTTCAACGCTCGATGCGGATGGCTTTGGCGGATACACGACGTGAAGAGGTCGATGCCATCGTAATGCACGCCCCGGGCACAATCAAGGGGGATCTGTCCGAATATAAAGCCATTGAAAAAGTATTTGAAGGGGAACTTCCGTTTCTGACCACCAATAAATGGAAGATAGGACACACCTTTGGTGCATCTGGGATGCTGAGTGTTGAACTGGCCCTCTTGATGTTGAAACATCAGCAAGGTGTTTCCGTCCCGTTCATCCCGCCGTCCCTAAGACCGAAACGCATAGAGAAGGTACTCGTCAACGCCGTAGGCTTCGGGGGGAACGCCGTGAGCGTGCTTTTAGGAAGGACCCAATAG
- the bioB gene encoding biotin synthase BioB has product MSTTRHNWSKSEILDIYNKPMMELLYEAATIHREHHDPNTVQVSTLLSIKTGGCPEDCGYCPQAARYHTDIEGNDLMSVPQVKAQALRAKSSGSSRVCMGAAWRNVKDGPEFDQVLEMVRTINKLDMEVCCTLGMITENQAKRLAEAGLYAYNHNLDTSEDYYKDVISTRAFQDRLDTIGNVRKSNVTVCSGGIIGMGEALEDRAGMLVALSSLNPQPESVPINALVAVEGTPMAEIEPISIWEMLRMVATTRIVMPETQVRLSAGRTQMSREGQAMCFFAGANSIFAGDKLLTTPNPDVGEDMQMFKLLGLNPQKPFTKVSQPKTVEANESQLQPLGEKPKWSRPGHSIERNETAKAKAKSSVPITDR; this is encoded by the coding sequence ATGAGCACAACAAGACACAACTGGTCCAAATCCGAAATCCTGGACATTTATAATAAGCCGATGATGGAGCTGCTTTATGAGGCGGCCACCATCCACAGGGAACATCACGACCCTAACACGGTACAGGTATCTACTTTGCTTTCCATTAAAACAGGGGGTTGCCCCGAAGATTGCGGGTATTGTCCACAAGCCGCGCGCTACCACACCGATATTGAGGGCAACGACCTGATGTCAGTGCCCCAGGTCAAGGCACAGGCATTAAGGGCAAAGTCCTCGGGAAGTTCCCGCGTCTGTATGGGCGCCGCGTGGCGGAACGTCAAAGACGGTCCTGAATTCGATCAGGTTTTGGAAATGGTGCGTACGATCAATAAATTGGATATGGAAGTATGCTGCACCCTGGGGATGATTACAGAAAATCAGGCCAAACGCCTAGCGGAAGCAGGCCTCTATGCCTATAACCATAACTTGGATACGTCGGAGGATTACTATAAGGATGTGATTTCTACCCGGGCCTTTCAAGATCGCTTGGATACTATCGGCAATGTGCGTAAAAGCAATGTTACGGTCTGTAGCGGCGGAATCATAGGGATGGGCGAGGCTTTGGAAGATCGGGCGGGAATGCTAGTCGCCCTGTCAAGCTTGAACCCGCAACCCGAATCCGTTCCGATCAATGCCTTGGTAGCGGTCGAAGGTACGCCGATGGCGGAAATCGAGCCCATTAGTATCTGGGAGATGCTCCGGATGGTCGCGACTACCCGGATTGTCATGCCCGAAACCCAAGTACGCTTGTCCGCAGGACGTACTCAAATGAGCCGTGAGGGCCAGGCCATGTGCTTTTTCGCAGGGGCGAACTCCATTTTTGCGGGCGATAAACTGTTGACCACCCCCAATCCCGATGTCGGTGAAGATATGCAAATGTTCAAGCTATTGGGTCTTAATCCTCAAAAACCCTTTACCAAGGTGTCACAGCCGAAGACCGTCGAGGCCAACGAATCGCAACTGCAGCCTCTGGGCGAGAAACCAAAATGGAGCCGGCCCGGTCATTCCATAGAGCGCAACGAAACGGCCAAGGCGAAAGCCAAGTCCTCTGTTCCCATCACAGATCGGTAG
- a CDS encoding cupin-like domain-containing protein, translating into MNLEAVPRVKSISREDFLEGYFKPQKPVVIEHAVDDWPAVHKWNLDYMQKVAGDKSVPLYDDRPVNHKDGFNEPHAEMKMADYVELLKSKPTKYRIFLWNILKEVPQLQKDFSFPDFGLKLQKKLPMLFFGGTDSYTFMHYDIDMANIFHIHFEGEKECILFPQSETKYLYKVPHSLITHESIDFENPDYGKWPALKSASGFKAQLKHGDVLYMPEGYWHYMKYLTPGFSMSLRAWPKNPVNFGKALYNVLVMRHFDILMRKLKGQQWIEHKNAKAVERTNATMA; encoded by the coding sequence TTGAATTTAGAAGCTGTTCCGAGGGTAAAATCCATTTCACGGGAAGATTTTTTGGAGGGATATTTCAAGCCGCAAAAACCGGTCGTCATCGAACACGCCGTCGACGATTGGCCCGCTGTCCATAAATGGAACTTGGATTATATGCAAAAGGTGGCCGGAGATAAGTCCGTTCCCCTGTACGACGACCGCCCCGTCAATCACAAAGACGGCTTCAACGAGCCGCATGCCGAAATGAAAATGGCCGACTACGTCGAACTTCTTAAATCGAAGCCCACCAAATACCGAATTTTCCTTTGGAACATCCTGAAGGAGGTGCCGCAACTGCAGAAGGATTTCAGCTTTCCCGATTTTGGACTCAAATTGCAGAAGAAACTGCCCATGCTGTTTTTTGGGGGAACGGATTCATATACTTTTATGCATTACGATATCGATATGGCCAACATCTTCCATATCCATTTCGAGGGTGAAAAGGAATGTATTCTTTTCCCACAGTCGGAAACCAAATATTTATACAAGGTGCCCCACTCCTTAATTACCCATGAAAGCATTGATTTCGAGAACCCGGATTACGGAAAATGGCCGGCGTTAAAATCCGCAAGTGGATTTAAGGCGCAACTGAAGCATGGAGACGTACTCTATATGCCTGAGGGATATTGGCATTATATGAAATATTTGACCCCGGGCTTTTCCATGAGCTTAAGGGCGTGGCCTAAAAATCCGGTCAATTTTGGAAAAGCTTTGTATAACGTTCTGGTCATGCGTCATTTCGATATTCTTATGCGGAAGTTAAAGGGACAACAGTGGATAGAGCATAAAAACGCGAAAGCTGTCGAACGGACAAATGCGACGATGGCATGA
- a CDS encoding DUF6646 family protein, whose protein sequence is MKVSIAILLLFFTTSIVMAQGYSGKGDQKFQVGANFQDNGTGVVASYDYGVGENISIGAISSYALGIGEGLGNGARERFDIKARFSAHLGPVIGVSNRFDLYPGLDLGLKNFGFHTGARFFFSEGFGLFTELGFPIARYDTGDLSPAEKLHNQFVVNLGATFNFL, encoded by the coding sequence ATGAAAGTATCTATTGCTATTTTGCTGTTGTTTTTCACGACCTCCATTGTAATGGCCCAGGGCTATTCAGGCAAGGGCGACCAAAAATTTCAGGTCGGTGCCAATTTTCAAGATAACGGTACCGGCGTCGTGGCATCTTACGATTACGGCGTCGGGGAGAACATCTCGATCGGCGCAATTTCTTCCTATGCTTTGGGAATCGGCGAGGGTCTAGGTAACGGTGCCCGCGAAAGATTCGATATCAAGGCCAGGTTCAGTGCTCATCTTGGGCCGGTCATTGGCGTAAGTAATCGATTCGACCTCTATCCGGGACTTGACCTAGGACTTAAGAATTTCGGGTTTCATACCGGTGCGCGCTTTTTCTTTTCAGAGGGGTTTGGACTTTTTACGGAATTGGGCTTTCCCATTGCCCGCTACGATACCGGCGACTTGAGTCCCGCTGAAAAATTGCATAATCAATTTGTGGTCAACTTGGGGGCGACATTC